In Desertibacillus haloalkaliphilus, a single genomic region encodes these proteins:
- a CDS encoding tetraprenyl-beta-curcumene synthase family protein, translating to MKVPSQPLTLLASVYRHVIPSVHHYLNGWKEKARAIPNEELRTQALLSIENKAFHCEGGGIYGLLAKEENDKVIRFIVAYQTISDYLDNLCDRSTSLDPTDFRALHDSMLHALTPGAEPVNYYRYRDEQDDGGYLESLVMTCQDVLQSLPSYEKIAASLKELAGYYCDLQVYKHVKKEDRVPLLEEWFEKHKSQLPEMTWYEFSACAGSTLGIFCLVSYAVDEHLTVETVANIKDGYFPWVQGLHILLDYFIDQEEDREGGDLNFCFYYDSKQEMMDRFQQFKQQADASIAKLPDRKFHTMINKGLLAIYLADEKVRKQEDVRDLSKRVLRLGGTSSLFFYLNSWVFRRVK from the coding sequence TTGAAAGTACCAAGTCAACCGTTAACGTTACTCGCAAGTGTCTATCGACATGTGATCCCATCTGTCCATCATTACTTGAATGGTTGGAAAGAGAAGGCACGTGCGATTCCAAATGAGGAATTACGAACACAAGCATTATTAAGTATTGAAAATAAAGCCTTCCATTGTGAAGGCGGTGGTATCTATGGCTTGCTAGCAAAAGAGGAAAATGATAAGGTGATTCGTTTTATTGTCGCTTATCAAACAATCAGTGATTATCTAGATAACTTGTGTGACCGCAGTACATCGTTAGATCCAACTGATTTTCGAGCCCTTCACGATTCTATGCTCCATGCGCTAACACCAGGGGCAGAGCCTGTGAATTATTATCGCTACCGGGATGAACAAGATGATGGTGGTTACCTCGAGTCGTTGGTCATGACTTGTCAGGATGTTCTGCAATCGTTGCCTTCCTACGAAAAAATCGCCGCATCACTCAAAGAGCTCGCTGGGTATTATTGTGATTTACAGGTCTATAAGCACGTGAAAAAAGAGGACAGGGTTCCACTTTTGGAAGAATGGTTTGAAAAGCATAAGTCTCAGTTGCCGGAAATGACTTGGTATGAATTTTCGGCTTGTGCAGGGTCGACGTTAGGAATTTTTTGCTTAGTCAGTTATGCCGTTGATGAACATTTGACAGTAGAAACCGTAGCGAATATCAAGGACGGTTATTTTCCTTGGGTCCAAGGCTTACATATTTTATTGGATTATTTTATTGACCAAGAAGAGGATCGCGAAGGAGGAGACTTAAACTTCTGCTTCTATTATGACAGTAAGCAGGAGATGATGGACCGCTTTCAACAGTTTAAGCAGCAAGCTGATGCGAGCATTGCGAAGCTGCCAGATCGGAAATTTCATACAATGATTAATAAAGGATTACTTGCGATCTATTTAGCAGATGAAAAAGTTCGCAAGCAAGAAGATGTCCGTGACCTGTCGAAACGAGTCTTACGTCTTGGTGGAACATCATCGCTGTTTTTCTACTTAAATAGCTGGGTGTTTCGTCGCGTGAAGTAA
- a CDS encoding alpha/beta hydrolase: protein MWKWESTKADAVFVIVHGAGEHHQRYAWLIEQLNTNGCHVVTGDLPGQGKTRGKRGHISSFTQYMDTITGWYEEAASYRLPVFLLGHSMGGLAVIRTMMEKKLDVHGVILSSPCLGLVNPPSKSKDVAARVLHRVTPTLRAKSGINSALATRNEQVREAYVKDEMRVSKVSIRWYQELVKAMKIANRSTEAFPDVPLLVLQAGDDHIVDKFAVERWFNQVQLSDKSYKEWDQLYHEVFNEPERDEVFRLTKSFIELRK, encoded by the coding sequence ATGTGGAAGTGGGAAAGTACGAAAGCGGATGCTGTGTTTGTGATTGTTCATGGCGCTGGGGAGCATCATCAGCGTTACGCGTGGTTAATAGAGCAATTGAATACCAACGGATGTCACGTCGTCACCGGTGACTTACCGGGGCAAGGGAAGACGCGAGGAAAACGCGGCCATATCTCTTCATTTACTCAATACATGGATACGATCACGGGCTGGTATGAGGAAGCGGCCAGTTACCGTTTGCCGGTCTTCCTTCTTGGGCATAGCATGGGTGGATTAGCAGTGATTCGAACGATGATGGAAAAGAAATTAGACGTTCATGGCGTGATTTTGTCATCCCCGTGTCTTGGGTTAGTGAACCCACCATCAAAAAGTAAGGACGTGGCCGCTAGAGTGTTGCACCGAGTGACACCGACGCTTCGAGCAAAGTCAGGTATTAACTCCGCACTTGCTACTCGCAATGAACAAGTTCGTGAAGCGTATGTAAAAGATGAAATGCGGGTAAGCAAAGTTTCAATTCGCTGGTATCAAGAGCTTGTGAAAGCAATGAAGATCGCAAACCGTTCGACTGAAGCATTCCCTGATGTTCCCTTACTCGTCTTGCAAGCCGGTGATGATCATATTGTCGATAAGTTTGCAGTGGAACGCTGGTTTAATCAAGTCCAGCTATCAGATAAATCATACAAAGAGTGGGACCAGTTATATCATGAGGTATTCAATGAACCTGAGCGTGACGAGGTCTTTCGGTTAACGAAATCATTTATTGAGTTAAGGAAATAG
- a CDS encoding gamma carbonic anhydrase, producing the protein MIYPYDGKYPKIAESAFIADYVTITGDVQIGEESSIWFNTVIRGDVKPTFIGDRVNVQDNSTLHQSPLCPLILEDDVTVGHQVILHSCTLRKNALIGMGSTVLDGAEVGEGAFIGAGSLVPQGKKIPANSLAFGRPAKVVRELTDEDRKDMARIRREYVEKGQYYKSLQEPKR; encoded by the coding sequence TTGATTTATCCTTATGACGGTAAGTATCCAAAAATAGCTGAAAGTGCATTTATCGCAGATTATGTTACGATTACTGGCGACGTCCAGATCGGTGAAGAATCAAGCATCTGGTTTAACACGGTGATTCGAGGCGATGTTAAACCAACATTTATTGGTGACCGCGTCAATGTTCAAGATAATTCAACCCTGCACCAAAGTCCGCTTTGTCCACTGATTTTAGAAGATGATGTCACGGTGGGGCACCAAGTGATCCTCCATAGCTGTACCCTTCGTAAAAATGCACTGATCGGGATGGGTTCAACCGTCCTAGATGGTGCTGAAGTTGGTGAAGGAGCCTTTATCGGAGCAGGCAGCCTCGTTCCACAAGGAAAGAAAATCCCAGCTAACAGCTTAGCCTTTGGACGTCCTGCCAAGGTCGTCAGAGAACTTACCGATGAAGACCGCAAAGATATGGCGCGGATTCGCCGTGAATACGTTGAGAAGGGGCAATATTACAAGAGCTTGCAAGAACCAAAGCGCTAG
- the metK gene encoding methionine adenosyltransferase, with amino-acid sequence MVERSRRLFTSESVTEGHPDKICDQISDAILDEILKKDPNARVACETTVSTGLVLVSGEISTSTYVDIPKVVRDTVKNIGYTRAKYGFDSETCAVLTSIDEQSADIAQGVDQALEAREGQMTDDEIEAIGAGDQGLMFGYANNETDELMPLPISLAHRLARKLTEVRKEEVLPYLRPDGKTQVTVEYDENGQPLRIDTIVISTQHHPEITLEQIQRNLKEYVIAPVVPEGLIDEDTKYFINPTGRFVIGGPQGDAGLTGRKIIVDTYGGYARHGGGAFSGKDATKVDRSAAYGARYVAKNIVAAGLADKCEVQLAYAIGVAQPVSISVDTFGTGKVSEEVLVGLVRENFDLRPAGLIKMLNLRRPIYKQTAAYGHFGRTDVDLPWERTDKAEALQKQAML; translated from the coding sequence ATGGTAGAAAGAAGTCGTCGTTTATTTACATCAGAATCGGTAACAGAGGGGCATCCGGATAAGATTTGTGACCAAATTTCTGATGCGATTCTTGATGAAATTTTAAAAAAGGATCCGAACGCCCGCGTGGCATGTGAAACAACGGTCAGCACAGGGTTAGTGCTTGTGTCTGGTGAAATCTCAACGTCTACATATGTTGATATCCCGAAAGTCGTTCGTGATACAGTGAAGAACATTGGGTACACACGAGCGAAGTATGGATTCGATTCAGAAACGTGTGCGGTATTAACATCAATCGATGAGCAGTCAGCAGATATTGCTCAAGGGGTTGACCAAGCGTTAGAAGCACGTGAAGGTCAAATGACTGACGATGAAATTGAAGCGATTGGTGCCGGTGACCAAGGCTTAATGTTTGGTTATGCCAATAATGAAACGGATGAATTGATGCCATTACCGATTTCGCTTGCTCATCGACTCGCACGTAAGTTAACAGAAGTGCGTAAAGAAGAGGTCCTTCCATACTTGCGTCCGGACGGTAAAACGCAAGTAACGGTAGAATATGATGAAAATGGTCAACCATTACGAATTGACACGATTGTCATCTCAACACAACATCACCCTGAGATAACGCTTGAGCAAATTCAACGCAATTTAAAAGAATATGTAATTGCGCCAGTCGTACCAGAAGGGTTAATTGATGAAGATACGAAATATTTCATTAATCCGACGGGTCGTTTCGTTATCGGTGGACCACAAGGGGATGCGGGCTTAACAGGGCGTAAAATCATTGTTGATACGTACGGTGGATATGCTCGTCACGGTGGCGGTGCATTCTCTGGTAAGGATGCAACAAAGGTTGACCGTTCGGCAGCATATGGTGCGCGCTATGTCGCTAAAAATATCGTTGCAGCTGGTCTTGCGGATAAGTGTGAAGTTCAGCTTGCATATGCCATCGGTGTGGCACAGCCAGTTTCCATTTCTGTTGATACATTTGGAACAGGAAAGGTTTCTGAGGAAGTACTTGTTGGGCTTGTTCGTGAAAACTTCGATCTTCGTCCGGCAGGTCTAATCAAAATGCTGAACCTACGTCGTCCGATTTACAAGCAAACTGCGGCTTATGGACACTTTGGACGCACAGATGTGGACCTTCCATGGGAGCGTACGGATAAAGCTGAAGCCTTGCAAAAGCAAGCGATGCTATAA
- the pckA gene encoding phosphoenolpyruvate carboxykinase (ATP), translated as MSTVSFGTELDQILSGENVLLDLPISKLVEKSLMRNEGVLTESGALNVETGKYTGRSPKDKFIVDEASVSDKIDWGSVNQPIDKETFSKLYKKVLDHLKEKDEVFVSHAYAGADSSYRLPIQVINEFAWHNLFARQLFIRPTQEELETITPEFTIVSAPEFKADPVVDGTNSETFIMVSFEERIVLIGGTEYAGEMKKSIFSVMNYLLPEQNVLSMHCSANAGKEGDVALFFGLSGTGKTTLSADPNRYLIGDDEHGWSNNGVFNIEGGCYAKCVNLSYEKEPQIWNAIRFGAVLENVVQSDVTGKPDYDDTSLTENTRAAYPLESIPNTIIPSVAGHPNTIIFLTADAFGVLPPISKLTKEQAMYHFLSGYTSKLAGTERGVTSPEATFSTCFGAPFLPLPAARYAEMLGEKITQHNAQVFLVNTGWSGGPYGVGKRMNLSYTRAMVQAALQGELNALETTVDPIFGLHIPLHCPGVPDEVLQPRKTWEDTAVYDEKAQELATKFKENFDKFNYVSDEIKKAGPLV; from the coding sequence ATGAGTACAGTTAGCTTTGGGACTGAATTAGACCAAATTTTAAGCGGAGAGAATGTTCTTTTAGACTTACCGATTTCAAAGTTAGTCGAAAAGTCACTAATGCGAAATGAAGGGGTCTTGACTGAAAGTGGTGCCTTAAACGTTGAAACAGGAAAATACACTGGTCGTTCCCCTAAAGATAAATTTATTGTAGACGAAGCTTCTGTATCAGACAAAATTGATTGGGGCTCTGTCAACCAGCCGATTGATAAAGAAACATTTTCAAAACTTTATAAAAAAGTACTTGATCACTTAAAAGAGAAAGATGAAGTGTTTGTTTCTCACGCGTATGCTGGTGCTGATTCAAGCTATCGCTTACCAATCCAAGTCATTAATGAATTTGCTTGGCACAACCTTTTTGCACGTCAATTATTCATTCGTCCAACACAAGAAGAGTTAGAAACAATTACTCCTGAATTCACAATCGTTTCTGCTCCAGAATTCAAAGCGGATCCTGTTGTTGATGGTACGAATTCAGAAACATTTATTATGGTCTCATTTGAAGAGAGAATCGTTCTCATCGGTGGTACTGAATATGCTGGTGAAATGAAAAAATCAATCTTCTCAGTGATGAATTACTTGCTGCCGGAGCAAAATGTTCTTTCGATGCACTGTTCTGCCAATGCAGGTAAAGAAGGTGATGTTGCGTTATTCTTCGGGCTTTCTGGCACGGGTAAGACAACGCTTTCAGCTGATCCTAACCGTTACTTGATCGGAGATGATGAGCACGGTTGGTCTAATAATGGTGTCTTTAACATTGAAGGTGGGTGCTACGCAAAATGTGTAAACCTATCGTATGAGAAAGAACCACAAATTTGGAACGCCATTCGTTTCGGAGCGGTACTAGAGAATGTTGTTCAAAGTGACGTCACCGGCAAGCCTGATTATGATGATACGAGCTTAACAGAAAATACACGTGCAGCGTATCCATTGGAATCGATTCCAAATACGATCATTCCAAGTGTTGCTGGACATCCAAATACAATTATCTTTCTAACAGCAGATGCATTCGGTGTCTTACCACCAATCAGTAAGCTAACAAAAGAACAAGCGATGTATCATTTCCTTTCTGGTTATACAAGTAAGCTTGCTGGAACTGAACGAGGCGTTACATCACCAGAAGCAACATTCTCAACGTGCTTTGGTGCACCATTCTTACCATTACCGGCAGCTCGTTATGCTGAAATGTTAGGTGAGAAGATTACGCAACACAACGCTCAAGTCTTCCTTGTCAATACTGGTTGGTCTGGTGGACCATATGGGGTCGGAAAACGTATGAATCTCTCGTACACACGTGCGATGGTGCAAGCTGCTCTTCAAGGTGAGTTAAATGCGTTAGAAACAACCGTTGACCCAATCTTCGGCCTTCATATCCCTCTTCATTGCCCAGGGGTACCAGATGAGGTGCTACAACCACGTAAAACGTGGGAAGATACAGCTGTTTATGACGAAAAAGCACAAGAATTGGCAACGAAATTTAAGGAGAACTTCGATAAGTTCAACTATGTATCAGATGAAATTAAAAAGGCTGGTCCGCTAGTCTAA
- a CDS encoding alpha/beta hydrolase family protein has product MEAKIIEKQRVPSPHPNIRLYLITYKSGSFNVKGYLAVPDTPGEYPGLLYLRGGIKNVGMVRVARVIQFAAEGFVVLAPFYRGNKGGDGREDFAGDDRYDAFYAYECLANHPRVARDQVHVFGFSRGGVMALLTAITYSVRSVTCWGGVSDMKLTYEERVDLRKMLKRVIGGTPRKYPERYEWRTPLTEVGMINAPVCIIHGKRDEHVSIEHAYRLEAALRSEGKDVVIRFYDTFTHHFPEPSYRNITTELTKWMKKQ; this is encoded by the coding sequence ATGGAAGCTAAGATCATCGAGAAACAGCGGGTCCCTTCACCACATCCTAACATACGTTTATATTTAATCACCTATAAGAGTGGCTCTTTCAACGTAAAAGGGTATCTTGCTGTCCCGGATACTCCTGGTGAATATCCTGGTCTGTTGTATTTACGTGGCGGAATTAAAAATGTCGGTATGGTTCGTGTTGCAAGAGTGATTCAATTTGCAGCGGAAGGGTTTGTGGTCCTTGCCCCGTTTTATCGTGGAAATAAAGGTGGAGATGGTCGAGAAGATTTCGCTGGTGATGACCGTTATGATGCCTTTTATGCTTACGAATGTTTAGCCAATCATCCCCGCGTGGCTAGAGATCAGGTTCATGTATTTGGATTTTCACGTGGTGGAGTGATGGCATTGTTGACAGCTATCACATATAGCGTTCGTTCAGTCACATGCTGGGGTGGGGTGTCTGATATGAAACTCACCTATGAAGAGCGCGTCGACCTTCGCAAAATGTTAAAACGAGTCATTGGGGGAACTCCTAGAAAATATCCAGAGCGTTACGAATGGCGAACACCATTGACCGAAGTTGGTATGATAAATGCACCTGTTTGCATTATTCATGGGAAACGTGATGAGCACGTATCGATTGAACATGCGTATCGGCTTGAAGCTGCGTTGCGAAGTGAGGGAAAGGATGTAGTCATCCGCTTTTATGATACGTTTACACACCATTTTCCGGAACCAAGCTATCGCAACATTACGACGGAATTGACGAAGTGGATGAAGAAGCAATAG
- the ytkD gene encoding RNA deprotection pyrophosphohydrolase: MLTFKDYYGHDVRLSFSNHPFSNNPKHVWVVCRFRGQWLLTSHSGRGLEFPGGKVENGEHPEDAASREVFEETGGYIRMLTYIGQYEVTSKADTLVKNIYYAVIDSLEAKADYLETNGPVLIDKLPEAVKKEKRYSFIMKDEVLPLTIEQLQKRGLL, from the coding sequence GTGTTAACCTTTAAAGATTATTATGGGCATGATGTGAGACTATCATTTTCCAATCATCCTTTTTCAAATAACCCAAAGCATGTGTGGGTGGTTTGTCGTTTTCGGGGTCAATGGTTGTTAACGTCACACTCGGGTCGAGGTTTAGAATTTCCGGGTGGGAAAGTTGAGAACGGAGAGCATCCTGAGGACGCTGCGAGTCGAGAAGTGTTTGAAGAAACAGGTGGATATATTCGTATGCTTACGTATATTGGACAATACGAAGTGACGAGTAAGGCGGACACGCTGGTTAAAAATATTTATTATGCTGTTATTGATTCATTAGAAGCAAAAGCAGATTACTTAGAAACGAATGGGCCAGTCCTCATTGACAAACTCCCTGAGGCGGTCAAGAAAGAAAAGCGCTATAGTTTTATCATGAAGGACGAGGTTTTACCACTGACGATTGAGCAACTTCAAAAGCGAGGTCTGTTGTAA
- a CDS encoding cold-shock protein: MQSGKVKWFNAEKGFGFIEVEGGDDVFVHFSAIQEEGFKTLEEGQAVNFEVEEGNRGPQAVNVTKA; the protein is encoded by the coding sequence ATGCAATCTGGTAAAGTAAAATGGTTTAATGCAGAAAAAGGTTTTGGTTTTATTGAAGTTGAAGGTGGAGATGATGTGTTTGTTCACTTTTCAGCGATTCAAGAAGAAGGGTTTAAGACGTTAGAAGAAGGTCAAGCTGTTAACTTTGAAGTGGAAGAGGGAAACCGCGGACCTCAAGCTGTCAATGTGACGAAAGCTTAA
- a CDS encoding YwpF-like family protein: MKTFKLYSLQMLLDEGEGVYLKNIPLDDGLIVNKEVDGQSWLIDAVVSTKYKDLFERLSEKQEQILIEVVITNESNFPATMTATIRQMTTLSKQISVLFTGSLAVRKDQIVNTILKQIVREGYSGEELLTEFTKRTSVEGVTTVLKERLYKQLQQTGSLDIDAVFEESALPSKQSLQKNND, from the coding sequence ATGAAAACCTTCAAACTGTACTCATTGCAAATGCTCTTAGATGAAGGGGAAGGTGTCTACCTCAAGAATATCCCACTTGATGATGGATTGATCGTAAACAAAGAAGTGGATGGACAATCGTGGTTAATTGATGCTGTTGTCAGCACCAAGTATAAGGATCTTTTTGAACGTCTGTCTGAAAAACAAGAGCAGATTTTAATTGAAGTGGTTATTACAAATGAAAGTAATTTTCCAGCTACGATGACAGCAACGATTCGACAAATGACCACTTTGTCAAAACAAATCAGTGTCCTCTTTACGGGTTCATTGGCGGTGAGAAAAGATCAAATCGTCAATACGATCCTAAAACAAATCGTACGTGAAGGTTACAGTGGTGAAGAACTGCTGACTGAATTTACAAAACGAACGTCTGTTGAAGGAGTCACAACTGTTTTGAAAGAGCGGCTGTATAAGCAACTGCAGCAAACTGGCTCATTAGATATAGACGCTGTCTTCGAAGAATCAGCTTTGCCTTCTAAACAAAGTCTCCAAAAAAATAACGATTAG
- a CDS encoding DoxX family protein encodes MFMNFLRNNVWVAGILTALRLYVGWAWLTAGWGKVTGDFSAAGYLQGSVANPVMSGEQLQYPSYVAFLERFAIPNAEVFSVVVAWGEVLVGLGLILGVFTTAAAFFGVVMNFSFMFAGTISTNPLLVLISMFILAAGANAGKFGGDRWVLPYLKHMFSNKVRYENREAKAA; translated from the coding sequence ATGTTTATGAATTTCTTAAGAAATAATGTATGGGTAGCAGGAATATTAACAGCTTTACGTCTTTATGTCGGATGGGCTTGGTTGACAGCAGGATGGGGGAAAGTAACAGGTGACTTTAGTGCCGCTGGATATCTTCAAGGATCTGTGGCTAACCCGGTCATGTCAGGTGAGCAACTCCAGTACCCGAGTTATGTTGCTTTTCTTGAAAGATTTGCAATTCCGAATGCAGAAGTATTTAGTGTAGTTGTTGCTTGGGGCGAAGTGTTAGTAGGACTTGGACTTATTTTAGGTGTATTTACGACTGCAGCAGCATTCTTTGGTGTTGTAATGAACTTTAGCTTTATGTTCGCAGGAACAATTTCAACAAACCCATTGTTAGTGCTTATTTCAATGTTCATTTTAGCGGCAGGTGCAAATGCTGGTAAGTTTGGTGGAGACCGTTGGGTGCTCCCTTACCTAAAGCACATGTTTAGCAACAAGGTACGTTACGAAAACCGAGAAGCAAAAGCAGCATAA
- a CDS encoding PAS domain-containing protein, which produces MVEEVLFRQAFQAANVGIGMLDINNRWLKVNPAFCEMVGYSEEELLYMTDEAITFPDDLKHEAELKDKLFKKEIKNLHIEKRYIHKDRSILWVSLHISMVFNENDQPQCFIIHAEDITMKRQTEQTIVENEQTYRLIAEQSADIVGRYYPDGTIFYCSPSVREILGYEPCEVINKTPYDYVHPDDQHKLAACHNQVTNTNKEKTCARFRTKDNTFVWLESIIKSIKDPTTDQPKEMIAFSRDVTTRVTAEHELKKSKQRLEQLFKHIKRSLDGVTDSFITVDKNFCFTFINKEAEQVLNHSRTKLIGKNLWSTFPELVGTNFDLKLHQAFAERCAIQSEFYFPTLDDWFHFRIYPTEEGALIYFLNITKRKQIETKLSESEERYRSLVEFSPESIVVHINQKVVYINPAGVALLGATDPSDVIGKRIWDFFPEENHDVLYQSFRQNLNGNHKQRFTGHQVTTLDGETKHIEFTTKRIMYEGKPAVKAILRDVSERKKYEELMSKSEKLSLVGQLAAGVAHEVRNPLTSIKGFVQIFQASKSYNDEFARIILDELDRVESIIYEFLTLAKPNQEMVFKKLDLKLLLEQVVTLLDTQAMFRDHQIFTDFDELPFVECEENQLKQVFVNIIQNALEAMSSKGAVYIKLKRHSEETISIDITDTGRGMSDERIRQLGEPFYSNKEKGTGLGLMVCFKIIEHHNGNIHFSSKVGKGTTVTITLPIKQNKHAYELISQ; this is translated from the coding sequence ATGGTAGAAGAAGTACTTTTTCGACAAGCGTTTCAAGCTGCGAATGTCGGCATTGGAATGCTTGATATCAACAATCGTTGGCTAAAAGTAAATCCTGCTTTTTGTGAGATGGTTGGTTATTCAGAAGAAGAGTTATTATATATGACAGATGAGGCAATTACCTTTCCAGACGACCTGAAACATGAAGCGGAATTAAAAGACAAACTGTTTAAAAAAGAAATAAAAAATCTTCACATTGAAAAACGATACATCCATAAAGACCGTTCAATCCTCTGGGTTTCTTTACATATCTCAATGGTCTTTAATGAGAATGATCAACCTCAATGTTTTATCATTCATGCTGAAGATATAACAATGAAAAGGCAAACAGAACAAACAATAGTTGAAAATGAACAAACGTATCGCCTTATCGCCGAACAATCAGCTGATATCGTGGGCAGATATTATCCAGACGGGACAATTTTTTATTGCTCCCCTTCTGTCCGTGAAATTCTGGGCTATGAGCCTTGTGAAGTGATTAATAAAACACCCTATGACTATGTCCACCCCGATGACCAACATAAACTTGCCGCGTGTCACAACCAAGTGACCAACACAAACAAAGAAAAGACGTGCGCTCGATTCCGTACGAAAGACAATACATTTGTTTGGCTCGAATCAATCATAAAAAGCATCAAAGACCCCACAACAGATCAACCAAAAGAAATGATCGCTTTCTCTCGCGATGTAACAACAAGAGTAACAGCTGAACATGAATTGAAAAAATCGAAACAGCGTTTGGAACAACTATTTAAGCACATTAAACGTAGTTTAGATGGAGTCACTGATAGCTTCATTACTGTTGATAAAAACTTTTGCTTTACCTTTATAAACAAAGAAGCCGAGCAAGTGCTCAATCATAGCCGTACCAAATTGATTGGAAAGAATCTTTGGAGTACATTTCCTGAATTAGTAGGCACTAATTTCGATTTAAAACTCCATCAAGCATTCGCAGAACGATGTGCCATTCAATCAGAGTTCTACTTTCCAACACTTGATGATTGGTTTCATTTTCGCATTTATCCAACTGAGGAAGGTGCGCTCATTTATTTTCTAAATATTACGAAACGAAAGCAGATCGAAACAAAGCTAAGTGAGAGTGAGGAGCGGTACCGCAGCTTAGTCGAGTTCTCACCAGAGTCAATCGTTGTGCATATTAATCAAAAGGTTGTCTATATTAATCCTGCCGGTGTCGCACTTCTTGGAGCTACCGATCCTAGTGATGTGATTGGCAAAAGAATATGGGATTTCTTCCCTGAAGAAAATCATGATGTTCTCTACCAAAGCTTCAGGCAAAATTTAAATGGTAACCATAAGCAACGGTTCACAGGCCACCAAGTAACAACTTTGGACGGGGAGACAAAACATATTGAATTTACAACGAAACGAATTATGTATGAAGGGAAGCCAGCCGTAAAAGCAATTTTACGTGATGTGTCTGAACGGAAAAAATACGAAGAGTTAATGTCGAAATCAGAAAAGCTATCGCTTGTTGGTCAATTAGCTGCAGGTGTTGCTCATGAAGTTCGCAACCCGTTAACTTCGATTAAAGGCTTTGTTCAAATCTTTCAAGCTTCTAAATCGTACAATGACGAGTTTGCACGAATCATCCTTGACGAGCTTGATCGTGTGGAATCGATTATTTATGAATTTTTAACACTTGCAAAACCGAATCAAGAAATGGTATTTAAAAAGCTTGACCTAAAGCTCTTGCTAGAGCAAGTCGTTACCTTACTTGATACACAAGCGATGTTTCGTGATCATCAAATCTTCACTGACTTTGATGAATTACCATTCGTCGAATGTGAGGAGAATCAATTAAAACAAGTTTTTGTTAATATTATTCAAAACGCACTTGAAGCAATGTCCTCAAAGGGAGCCGTTTATATTAAACTCAAACGGCATAGCGAGGAAACCATCTCGATTGATATTACCGACACTGGACGCGGCATGTCTGATGAGCGGATACGTCAATTAGGTGAGCCTTTTTATTCTAATAAAGAAAAAGGGACAGGCCTTGGGCTGATGGTCTGTTTTAAAATTATTGAACACCATAACGGCAATATCCATTTTTCCAGTAAAGTTGGTAAAGGTACAACCGTGACCATCACACTACCTATTAAACAAAACAAACACGCCTATGAACTCATTTCCCAATAA